A genome region from Pseudomonas anguilliseptica includes the following:
- a CDS encoding helix-turn-helix domain-containing protein, with product MNTADIPLDPAQRWEWIKYQLRTKGTSLAKLARELRVSGPAIKNVKRTAYPRMERAIAGALDLQVEVLWPERWNADGTPQRLRPKRPEAMAADMQKHNPAYDLGHRKTGTEA from the coding sequence CGCCCAGCGTTGGGAATGGATCAAGTACCAGCTCCGCACCAAAGGTACGTCTCTGGCCAAACTCGCCCGAGAGCTGCGCGTATCCGGCCCAGCCATCAAGAACGTGAAGCGTACTGCTTATCCGCGTATGGAGCGGGCAATTGCCGGTGCACTCGACCTTCAGGTCGAGGTGCTCTGGCCGGAACGCTGGAATGCCGATGGCACCCCGCAACGTCTGCGACCCAAGCGCCCAGAAGCTATGGCGGCGGATATGCAAAAGCATAACCCAGCCTATGACCTTGGGCACCGTAAAACCGGCACGGAGGCATAG